In Chryseobacterium lactis, a single genomic region encodes these proteins:
- a CDS encoding YqjF family protein, with the protein MIFLKAEWRKLAIINYEINPGVLLKYLPQGTELDFYKGKCYVSVVGFMFLNTKLLGMPIPFHRNFEEVNLRFYVKKKENGIWKRGVVFIKEIVPKPALSFVANSVYKENYHTMPMRNLIHEKEDELLIQYSWKDKSWHSIRITADNTMQKMEADSEFEFITEHYWGFTKKENSVSEYEVCHPKWDHYLVKDYHLDIDFNKIYGHEFDDLNHQKPISVMLAEGSEIEVKTKKILA; encoded by the coding sequence ATGATTTTTTTAAAAGCCGAATGGCGAAAATTAGCCATCATCAATTACGAAATAAATCCCGGGGTATTATTAAAATACCTGCCACAAGGTACCGAGCTGGATTTCTATAAAGGAAAATGCTATGTAAGTGTAGTAGGTTTTATGTTTTTAAATACAAAACTCTTAGGGATGCCGATTCCTTTTCACCGTAACTTTGAAGAAGTCAACCTGCGATTTTATGTAAAGAAAAAAGAAAACGGAATCTGGAAAAGAGGCGTGGTTTTTATCAAAGAAATAGTTCCTAAACCTGCTTTAAGCTTTGTAGCCAATTCCGTTTATAAAGAAAATTATCATACGATGCCTATGAGAAATCTGATTCATGAAAAAGAAGATGAGCTGCTTATCCAGTATTCCTGGAAAGATAAAAGCTGGCATTCTATCCGTATTACCGCTGATAATACAATGCAAAAAATGGAAGCTGACTCAGAATTTGAATTTATTACCGAGCATTACTGGGGCTTTACGAAAAAAGAAAACAGTGTTTCAGAATATGAAGTTTGCCATCCGAAATGGGATCATTATCTGGTGAAAGACTACCACCTGGATATTGATTTTAATAAAATCTACGGGCACGAATTTGATGACCTGAACCATCAGAAACCTATTTCAGTAATGCTGGCAGAAGGCTCTGAAATTGAAGTGAAAACAAAGAAAATACTGGCCTGA
- a CDS encoding SRPBCC family protein, with protein MSTIYLETLIDADIDTVFDLARNIDLHQKSTARSNERAIAGRTSGLIEENETVTWRAKHLGIYQNLTTKIISMEKPLQFTDVMQKGAFKSLHHQHIFKETEGKTLMTDIFEFESPLGILGNLFNRFFLKQYLKNFLLERNELIKTTAESLRSPKGATYSRIE; from the coding sequence ATGTCAACAATTTACCTGGAAACTTTAATTGATGCCGATATTGATACAGTCTTTGATTTGGCAAGGAATATTGACCTGCACCAAAAATCAACAGCAAGAAGTAATGAAAGAGCCATTGCAGGACGTACATCCGGATTGATCGAAGAAAATGAAACAGTGACCTGGAGAGCAAAACATCTGGGAATCTATCAAAACCTGACCACCAAAATTATCAGCATGGAAAAACCTTTGCAGTTTACCGATGTAATGCAGAAGGGAGCTTTTAAATCCCTTCACCATCAGCATATTTTTAAAGAAACAGAAGGAAAAACACTGATGACCGACATCTTCGAATTTGAATCCCCATTAGGCATATTAGGTAACCTTTTCAACAGATTTTTTCTTAAACAATACCTGAAAAACTTTCTCCTGGAAAGAAACGAATTAATAAAAACTACCGCTGAATCATTAAGGAGCCCCAAAGGGGCGACTTATTCCAGAATAGAATGA
- a CDS encoding GbsR/MarR family transcriptional regulator has protein sequence MQLSEAKEKYIQTWGTFATNWGINRTMAQVHALLLASVKPLSTDEVMEQLEISRGNANMNLRALIDWGIVRKEFIKGDRKEYFVAEKDVWYLFKQITKERRKREIEPVISFLEELKNIEDKDSDEAQEFIKLMNDFSSVTGKINNIMDLAIKSDDHWLVGKITNLLK, from the coding sequence ATGCAACTTTCAGAAGCCAAAGAAAAATACATTCAAACCTGGGGGACATTTGCGACCAATTGGGGAATCAATCGTACCATGGCACAGGTACATGCTTTGCTTTTGGCAAGTGTTAAGCCGCTTTCTACCGATGAGGTGATGGAGCAGCTGGAAATTTCAAGAGGAAATGCCAATATGAACCTCCGTGCTCTGATTGATTGGGGAATTGTGAGAAAAGAATTTATAAAAGGAGACCGGAAAGAATATTTTGTGGCAGAAAAAGATGTCTGGTATCTGTTTAAACAAATTACCAAAGAACGTAGAAAGAGAGAAATTGAGCCGGTAATTTCATTTTTAGAAGAGCTTAAAAATATTGAAGATAAGGATTCAGACGAAGCACAGGAATTTATCAAACTGATGAATGATTTCAGTTCTGTAACCGGGAAAATCAATAACATTATGGATCTGGCTATAAAAAGTGATGATCATTGGCTGGTAGGGAAAATAACCAATTTATTAAAATAG
- a CDS encoding TIGR01777 family oxidoreductase translates to MKIIIAGGTGFLGENLEQYFTQRGNQVYILTRQPKRENEVYWDAKTIGDWKSILENADVLINLTGKSVDCRYHEKNKQEIYSSRIDSTRILQEAVDHCSEKPKIWLNASSATIYVHSEKHLNTEEDGVIGDDFSMNICKNWEKEFFNVKNEGIRKVALRTSIVLGNNGGAFPKLKMITKLGLGGKQGRGNQMVSWIHIDDFCRAVDWIIAHDDIAGAINITAPEPLSNELMMKKLRKLMNIPFGLNAPVWQLEIASLFLNTETELLLKSRNVFPEKLLKTGFQFTYSNFDTTIFNLLKN, encoded by the coding sequence ATGAAAATAATTATAGCCGGTGGCACCGGATTTCTCGGTGAAAATCTGGAACAATATTTTACCCAAAGAGGAAATCAGGTGTATATCCTTACCCGTCAACCCAAACGCGAAAATGAAGTCTATTGGGACGCAAAAACAATAGGGGATTGGAAGAGCATTCTTGAAAATGCAGATGTGTTGATAAACCTTACCGGAAAATCAGTGGATTGCCGCTACCATGAGAAAAACAAACAGGAGATCTATTCTTCAAGAATTGATAGTACCCGCATATTACAGGAAGCTGTTGATCACTGTTCTGAAAAACCAAAAATCTGGTTGAATGCCAGCTCAGCAACGATTTATGTGCATTCTGAAAAACATTTAAATACAGAAGAAGATGGCGTGATCGGGGATGATTTTTCAATGAATATATGTAAGAATTGGGAAAAAGAATTTTTTAACGTTAAAAATGAAGGAATAAGAAAAGTAGCCCTTAGAACTTCCATTGTTCTGGGGAATAACGGAGGAGCATTTCCAAAATTAAAAATGATCACTAAATTGGGTCTGGGAGGAAAACAAGGGCGGGGAAATCAAATGGTAAGCTGGATTCATATTGATGATTTCTGCAGAGCCGTAGACTGGATCATTGCTCATGATGATATTGCGGGAGCTATCAATATAACGGCTCCTGAACCTTTATCCAACGAACTTATGATGAAAAAGCTAAGGAAACTTATGAATATTCCATTCGGATTAAATGCTCCGGTTTGGCAACTTGAAATAGCGTCCCTGTTTTTGAACACAGAAACTGAATTATTATTGAAAAGTCGAAATGTTTTTCCTGAAAAACTGTTAAAAACCGGTTTTCAATTTACCTATTCAAACTTTGATACGACAATTTTTAACCTGTTGAAAAACTAG
- a CDS encoding DCC1-like thiol-disulfide oxidoreductase family protein: MKALKNHTLIYDNECPMCNIYSKGFIQSGMLDEKGREAFTEISVKTKELVDFNRAKNEIALVDYNTNKVIYGLDSLLLIIGNSFPLLEKIAGTQPLYWFFKKLYSFVSYNRKQIIPSSKDHTEESCVPDFNLKYRLAYIAFVVIFSAYILSLFSAKLNIGLSHNFGRELAVCLGQLLWQTLFLRMYLKDKIWDYLGNMMTVSLIGTLLLIPALLTNFTGVFYFIYFGAVVLIMLLEHMRRCKILKLSYWPTFSWILFRMTALMLIILLSI, translated from the coding sequence ATGAAAGCTTTAAAAAACCACACCCTAATCTATGACAACGAATGTCCCATGTGTAACATCTATTCCAAAGGCTTTATCCAAAGCGGGATGCTTGATGAAAAGGGAAGAGAAGCATTTACGGAAATATCGGTAAAGACTAAAGAATTGGTCGATTTTAACCGGGCAAAAAATGAAATTGCCTTAGTTGATTATAATACCAACAAAGTAATATATGGCCTTGATAGCCTGCTTCTGATCATTGGAAACTCCTTCCCATTATTAGAAAAGATAGCGGGAACTCAACCTTTGTACTGGTTTTTTAAAAAACTATATTCTTTTGTTTCTTACAACCGAAAGCAGATTATTCCCTCATCGAAAGACCATACGGAAGAATCCTGTGTTCCTGACTTCAATCTGAAATACAGACTTGCATACATCGCCTTTGTAGTTATTTTTTCAGCTTATATTTTAAGCCTGTTTTCAGCAAAATTAAATATAGGACTCAGTCATAATTTTGGAAGAGAATTGGCTGTGTGCCTTGGTCAGCTCTTATGGCAGACCCTATTTCTGAGAATGTATTTGAAAGACAAAATCTGGGATTATCTTGGAAATATGATGACCGTTTCATTAATAGGAACATTACTTTTGATCCCGGCTCTATTGACAAATTTTACAGGTGTCTTCTATTTCATTTATTTCGGAGCGGTCGTTCTGATCATGTTACTGGAACATATGAGAAGATGTAAAATTTTGAAATTAAGCTATTGGCCAACCTTTTCATGGATACTGTTTCGAATGACCGCATTGATGCTGATTATACTCCTATCAATTTAA
- a CDS encoding alpha-L-fucosidase, producing MPVIKKTKSLLFSAILLSSALFSQAHNVSEGYSKPTDPLVLQNLEDWQDLKFGLFMHWGTYSQWGIVESWSLCPEDESWTQRNPEHGKSYDEYVKNYENLQTTFNPVQFDPAKWAEATKKAGMKYVVFTTKHHDGFTMFDSQQTDYKITSSKTPFSKNPKADVTKEIFNTFRKDGFKIGAYFSKPDWHSDDYWWPYFPPKDRNVNYDPKKYPGRWENFKKFTFNQLNEITSGYGKIDILWLDGGWVRPFRTIDPKVEWQRTIKVEQDVDMDKIGNMARKNQPGIIVVDRTVSGKWENYVTPEQAIPEHALSIPWESCITMGDSFSYVPDDHYKSPQKIIETLVKIISRGGNYLMNIAPGPNGDYDAIVYERLKEISGWMEKNQSAVFSTRVIAPYHEENFYYTQSKDGNTVNVFHLNDTVEYKAPGNITFTVPESFNPKSLTILGLPSKIQWKKTGSHIEIKLPEERSKLKYALVIQMKK from the coding sequence ATGCCAGTCATAAAAAAAACAAAAAGCCTGTTGTTTTCTGCGATCCTGTTGAGTTCTGCATTGTTTTCACAGGCACACAATGTGTCTGAAGGATATTCGAAGCCTACAGACCCTCTTGTTCTTCAGAATCTGGAAGATTGGCAGGATCTGAAGTTCGGATTGTTCATGCATTGGGGAACATACAGCCAGTGGGGAATTGTGGAGAGCTGGAGTTTATGTCCTGAAGATGAATCCTGGACTCAGAGAAACCCGGAACATGGGAAATCTTATGACGAATATGTGAAGAATTATGAAAATCTTCAGACTACTTTTAACCCTGTACAATTTGATCCTGCAAAATGGGCAGAGGCAACAAAGAAGGCAGGAATGAAGTATGTTGTTTTTACGACAAAACATCATGATGGTTTTACCATGTTTGATTCACAACAAACCGATTATAAAATTACCTCTTCAAAAACACCTTTCTCAAAGAATCCTAAAGCTGATGTAACGAAAGAAATTTTTAATACATTCAGGAAAGATGGATTTAAAATCGGAGCTTATTTTTCAAAACCCGACTGGCATTCCGATGATTATTGGTGGCCGTATTTCCCGCCAAAAGACAGAAATGTGAATTATGATCCTAAAAAATATCCCGGGAGATGGGAAAATTTTAAAAAGTTTACCTTCAACCAACTCAATGAAATTACCTCTGGATATGGCAAAATTGATATCCTTTGGCTAGATGGAGGATGGGTAAGACCTTTTCGCACAATCGATCCCAAGGTAGAATGGCAACGAACGATTAAAGTTGAGCAGGATGTTGACATGGACAAGATAGGGAACATGGCCCGCAAAAATCAACCGGGAATTATTGTGGTAGACCGTACCGTTTCCGGAAAATGGGAAAATTACGTTACTCCGGAACAGGCTATTCCTGAACATGCACTGTCAATTCCTTGGGAAAGCTGTATTACGATGGGTGATTCTTTTTCTTATGTTCCGGATGATCACTATAAATCACCCCAGAAAATCATTGAAACATTGGTGAAAATCATCTCAAGAGGCGGAAACTATCTGATGAATATCGCTCCCGGACCCAATGGTGATTACGATGCCATTGTCTATGAAAGATTAAAGGAAATTTCCGGCTGGATGGAGAAAAACCAATCTGCTGTCTTTTCAACGAGAGTCATTGCTCCTTACCATGAAGAGAATTTTTATTACACCCAAAGTAAAGATGGGAATACCGTAAATGTTTTTCATCTTAATGATACAGTTGAATATAAAGCACCAGGTAACATTACTTTTACTGTTCCTGAATCATTTAATCCAAAATCATTAACGATTCTTGGTCTTCCTTCAAAAATTCAATGGAAAAAAACGGGAAGTCACATTGAAATTAAATTACCGGAAGAAAGATCCAAATTAAAATATGCCCTCGTAATTCAGATGAAAAAGTAG